TTAATGTTTAAGGCAAAACCGTGCAAAGTAACCCAACGGGAAGCTTTTACGCCCATGGCGCAGATTTTTCTCGCGTAAGGTTTTCCCACATCCAGCCAAACTCCGGTTTCTCCGGGAGAACGCTCACCATTTAATCCGTATTCGGCAATAGTTCTGATAATCACTTCCTCAAGATTTCTCATGTATTTGTGAATGTCTGTGAAGAAATTTTCTAAATCTAAAACCGGATAACCTACGATTTGTCCGTAACCGTGATAGGTAATATCTCCGCCACGATTTACTTTTACAAAAGTGGCATCTATCTCTTTTAATTTATCGATTCCGGCAAGCATATTTTCTTCATGACCGCTTTTACCGAGTGTATAAACGTGAGGATGTTCTACCAAAAGAAAATGATTGGGCGTTGTAAGATGTTGCTCCGCAGGGAGATCTCTGTTTTTAACTTTAATATCAATAATATCTTTCATCAGTTTTTCCTGATAATCCCAAGAAGGTTGATATTCTTTGATACCTAAATCTTCAAATTCTACGACTTTATTCTGATGTGTATTCATACTTTTTGTTAACGAACAAATTTAGTGATTTTTAATTTTTTATAGAATTAATAAAATCTATGGCTTTTATTCTCCAATCTTTATCGTTGAGCAAGATGTTAACGAAGGCGGTGCCGATGATTCCACCGTCTGCTTTTTGGGTAACATTTTCAAAATCTTCTTTAGATTTAATTCCAAAACCTATCATTACAGGATTTTTCAGTGGGAGAGAGGCTACTCTGGAAAGGTAGTCTTCGTTTTTTAAAACAGCATTTTCGTTTCCTGTTGTGGATGAGGAGCTTACAGCATACAAAAAGCCTGAACTTAATGAATCCAAATATAACATTCTCTCATCTGAAGTTTCAGGAGTTACCAAAAACGTAAAATTCAAATTATATTTTTTTAAAATTTGCTGATAGTTTTTTTCAAATTCAATCGGTGGTAAATCAGGAATAATTAAACCTGAAACTCCACTTTCCGAACATGCTGCGCAAAATTTTTCAAATCCGAAACTCAATACCGGATTGATATATCCCATTAAAATAATTGGAATTGTTATTTCATTTTTAACAGATTTCAACTGAGAAAGCAAAGTTGAAATGGTCATTCCGTTGTTCAAAGCCAGTTCATGAGCTTTTTGAATGACTGGTCCATCTGCAACAGGGTCAGAATAAGGCATTCCGATTTCCATCATATCGGCTCCGGAATCTTGAATAAGTTTTATAATTTCAGCCGTATTTTCCAATTGCGGAATTCCTGCGGTGAAGTAGATGTTGAGGAGTTTAGGTTGGATATTATTTTGAGACATATGTTTCTTTTTATATTGGTTTGATAGGATTTTATCCTATCCTTTGTTAAGCCGTCCTTTCAGGATTTTTTTGAAAAATTTTATAATTGTTGACGAAATTGCGACCCACTTCGACAAGCTCAGCATAAACTCTTTGAGCGGAACTCCTTTTTTATTTTTTGTCCCTCGACTCAGCTCAGGATGACAAAAAATAAAAAAGAGTGGGAGCCCTTCGATAAGCTCAGGATAAACTACAGACGGAATTTGTCGCCATAAAAATTAATTTATCATTGATAATTAACCATTTATAATTTAGAAAGATACGTTTCCATATCCTTATCACCACGACCAGAAAGACAAATGACAACAATATCAGTTTCGTTAAATTTCTTTTTATCTAAAACCGCCAAAGCATGAGCGCTTTCCAAAGCTGGAATAATTCCTTCCAGTTTAGTTAAATCAAAGGCAGACTGTAAGGCTTCATCATCATTAATGCTAAAAAATTCAGCACGGTTTTCTTTAAATAAATGCGCATGAAAAGGCCCAATTCCAGGGTAATCTAAACCTGCAGAAATAGAATGTGGCTCAATAACCTGTCCGTCTTCAGTTTGCATAACCAAACTTTTGCTGCCGTGTAAAACACCCAAAGTTCCGAGAAAAGTCGTTGCAGCAGATTTTCCGGAATCTATGCCAAAACCTCCTGCTTCTGCGGCAATAATTTTCACATTTTCTTCTTCTACAAAATGATAGAAAGTTCCTGCAGCATTACTTCCACCGCCTACACATGCGATGACATAATCAGGAGTTGAACGCCCGATTTGTTCGTTAAGTTGCTCTTTAATTTCTTTAGAAATTACCGACTGAAATCTTGCCACCAAATCAGGAAACGGATGCGGACCAACCACACTTCCAATAACGTAATGAGTGGTTGTAGAATTATTAATCCAGTCTCGTAAAGCTT
The sequence above is a segment of the Chryseobacterium turcicum genome. Coding sequences within it:
- the trpA gene encoding tryptophan synthase subunit alpha; translated protein: MSQNNIQPKLLNIYFTAGIPQLENTAEIIKLIQDSGADMMEIGMPYSDPVADGPVIQKAHELALNNGMTISTLLSQLKSVKNEITIPIILMGYINPVLSFGFEKFCAACSESGVSGLIIPDLPPIEFEKNYQQILKKYNLNFTFLVTPETSDERMLYLDSLSSGFLYAVSSSSTTGNENAVLKNEDYLSRVASLPLKNPVMIGFGIKSKEDFENVTQKADGGIIGTAFVNILLNDKDWRIKAIDFINSIKN
- the trpB gene encoding tryptophan synthase subunit beta, which gives rise to MIKTNYKNPDEQGYYGEFGGAFIPEMLFPNVEELQKNYLQIIESEEFQNEYQDLLKNYVGRATPLYLAKNLSKKYKTNIYLKREDLNHTGAHKINNALGQVLLTKRLGKHRIIAETGAGQHGVATATACALLGLECIVYMGEIDIARQAPNVARMKMLGATVIPATSGSKTLKDAVNEALRDWINNSTTTHYVIGSVVGPHPFPDLVARFQSVISKEIKEQLNEQIGRSTPDYVIACVGGGSNAAGTFYHFVEEENVKIIAAEAGGFGIDSGKSAATTFLGTLGVLHGSKSLVMQTEDGQVIEPHSISAGLDYPGIGPFHAHLFKENRAEFFSINDDEALQSAFDLTKLEGIIPALESAHALAVLDKKKFNETDIVVICLSGRGDKDMETYLSKL
- the lipB gene encoding lipoyl(octanoyl) transferase LipB, which produces MNTHQNKVVEFEDLGIKEYQPSWDYQEKLMKDIIDIKVKNRDLPAEQHLTTPNHFLLVEHPHVYTLGKSGHEENMLAGIDKLKEIDATFVKVNRGGDITYHGYGQIVGYPVLDLENFFTDIHKYMRNLEEVIIRTIAEYGLNGERSPGETGVWLDVGKPYARKICAMGVKASRWVTLHGFALNINTDMRYFEYIIPCGIKDKQVTSLKRELERDLTPEEMEDIKAKIRKHFADVFEAELVVKA